In Flavobacterium cerinum, one genomic interval encodes:
- a CDS encoding aminopeptidase P family protein, which translates to MKYHQIDRNLFIKNRKKFSAAMKPNSVAIFNSNDIYPVSADSTLPFAQHRDIFYLSGVDQEESILLLFPDAPYEHQREILFLRETNDHIAVWEGEKLTKERAFEVSGIKTVYWLQDFKKVLYELMTYADTIYINTNEHYRASVETETREARFVKWWKENYPAHKVEKSNPILQRLRSVKESEELDLIQQACNITEKGFRRVLSFVKPGVMEYEIEAEFMHEFLRNRSKGFAYTPIIASGNNANVLHYIENNQQCNEGDLLLLDVGAEYANYSSDMTRTIPVSGRYSKRQREVYDAVLRVKNEAAKMLVPGNFWKQYHVEVGKIMTSELLGLGLLDKADVQNENPEWPAYKKYFMHGTSHHMGLDTHDYGLLHEPMQANMVFTIEPGIYIPAEGFGIRIEDDVVIQSQGEPFNLMRNIPIEADEIESIMNA; encoded by the coding sequence ATGAAATACCATCAGATTGACCGAAACCTTTTCATAAAAAACCGCAAAAAATTTAGTGCGGCTATGAAACCAAACAGTGTTGCTATTTTTAACTCTAATGATATCTATCCCGTAAGTGCCGACAGTACTTTGCCGTTTGCACAACATCGCGATATATTTTACCTGTCGGGTGTAGATCAGGAAGAGAGTATCTTATTACTTTTCCCGGATGCACCTTACGAACATCAGAGAGAAATTCTTTTCCTAAGAGAAACCAACGATCATATCGCTGTATGGGAAGGAGAGAAACTGACGAAAGAACGCGCATTTGAGGTTTCCGGAATCAAAACCGTTTACTGGCTTCAGGATTTCAAAAAGGTTTTATACGAACTGATGACATATGCTGATACAATCTACATCAATACCAATGAACATTACCGTGCTTCTGTTGAGACGGAGACACGTGAGGCTCGTTTTGTAAAATGGTGGAAAGAAAACTATCCGGCTCATAAAGTAGAAAAAAGCAATCCGATTTTACAACGTCTTCGTTCTGTTAAAGAAAGCGAAGAACTGGATCTAATCCAACAAGCATGTAATATCACTGAAAAAGGTTTCCGTCGTGTATTATCGTTTGTAAAACCGGGTGTTATGGAATATGAAATCGAGGCCGAATTCATGCACGAATTTTTACGAAATCGCTCTAAAGGTTTTGCTTACACTCCAATAATCGCTTCGGGTAACAATGCGAATGTTTTACACTATATCGAAAACAACCAGCAATGTAATGAAGGCGACTTATTATTGTTAGATGTCGGCGCCGAATATGCGAACTATTCCAGCGACATGACCCGTACAATTCCGGTTTCCGGACGTTATTCCAAAAGACAACGCGAAGTATACGATGCTGTATTGCGCGTAAAAAATGAAGCGGCTAAAATGTTGGTTCCGGGTAATTTCTGGAAACAATATCATGTGGAAGTCGGTAAAATTATGACTTCTGAATTATTAGGTTTAGGATTATTGGACAAAGCCGATGTACAAAACGAAAATCCGGAATGGCCGGCATATAAAAAATATTTTATGCACGGAACATCGCACCATATGGGATTAGACACGCACGATTACGGTTTATTACATGAGCCGATGCAAGCTAATATGGTTTTCACAATTGAACCGGGTATTTACATTCCGGCTGAAGGATTCGGAATCCGTATTGAAGATGATGTTGTGATCCAATCTCAAGGAGAACCTTTCAATCTGATGCGTAATATTCCGATTGAAGCAGATGAAATCGAAAGCATAATGAACGCTTAA
- a CDS encoding succinate dehydrogenase/fumarate reductase iron-sulfur subunit — MNLTLKIWRQKNAQDKGQLVDYKISDVSPDMSFLEMLDVLNDGLVEKGDEPVAFDHDCREGICGMCSLYINGEAHGPDRGVTTCQLHMRMFKDGDTIYIEPFRAKAFPVIKDLVVDRSAFDRIQHAGGFISVNTSGNTQDANAIPIPKHDADRAFDAATCIGCGACVATCKNSSAMLFVSAKVSQFALLPQGKVEAAERVLNMVEQMDHEGFGNCTNTGACEIECPKGISLENIARMNREYLKASIK; from the coding sequence ATGAATTTAACGTTAAAAATATGGCGTCAGAAAAACGCTCAAGATAAAGGACAATTAGTTGATTATAAAATCAGCGATGTGTCGCCGGATATGTCTTTCCTTGAAATGTTAGACGTATTAAATGACGGATTAGTTGAAAAAGGAGACGAACCGGTAGCTTTCGATCACGACTGTCGTGAGGGAATCTGCGGGATGTGTTCACTTTATATCAATGGTGAAGCACACGGACCGGACAGAGGTGTAACAACTTGTCAGTTACACATGCGTATGTTCAAAGACGGTGATACAATTTATATCGAACCGTTCCGTGCAAAAGCATTCCCGGTTATTAAAGACTTAGTAGTTGACAGAAGTGCTTTCGACAGAATTCAACATGCAGGAGGATTTATTTCGGTTAATACTTCCGGAAATACACAGGATGCGAACGCTATTCCAATCCCGAAACACGATGCCGACAGAGCTTTTGATGCTGCAACATGTATCGGATGCGGTGCTTGTGTAGCAACATGTAAAAACTCTTCTGCGATGCTATTCGTATCGGCAAAAGTTTCTCAGTTTGCTTTATTACCGCAAGGTAAAGTGGAAGCAGCAGAGCGTGTATTAAATATGGTAGAACAAATGGATCACGAAGGTTTCGGAAACTGTACTAATACAGGAGCTTGTGAAATCGAATGTCCTAAAGGAATCTCCCTTGAGAATATCGCTCGTATGAACAGAGAATACTTAAAAGCAAGTATTAAATAG
- a CDS encoding ComF family protein, which produces MIKNLINLLFPPLCVGCNSILLQNENIICLKCRHELPFTDHPISAKNTTYTKFYGRLSLEYAFSLLYYRKKGIAQQLIHHLKYNNKQEIGTLLAEWYLDRFRNHSAFQDITTIIPVPLHKRRLEERGYNQLTRFGQTLAEGLHIQYNETLLYRDHYSKTQTRKNIFNRTEINSDLFNCHASERDFNKHFLLIDDVITSGATLEACGKQLLKIPGAKLSIATIAYTDT; this is translated from the coding sequence ATGATAAAAAACTTGATAAACTTACTTTTTCCGCCACTTTGCGTTGGCTGTAATTCAATTTTATTGCAAAATGAGAATATTATATGCCTTAAATGCCGACATGAGCTTCCGTTCACCGATCATCCTATTTCTGCTAAAAATACAACCTATACAAAATTTTACGGCCGTTTGTCCTTAGAGTATGCTTTCTCCCTTTTATACTATCGAAAAAAAGGTATTGCGCAACAATTGATTCACCATCTAAAATACAATAACAAACAGGAAATCGGCACCTTATTAGCTGAATGGTATCTGGATCGATTTCGAAATCACAGTGCTTTTCAGGATATAACCACCATTATTCCGGTTCCGCTACATAAAAGACGATTAGAGGAACGCGGTTACAACCAGCTAACCCGATTCGGCCAGACATTGGCAGAAGGTCTCCATATCCAATATAATGAAACACTTTTATATCGGGACCATTATTCCAAAACACAAACCCGGAAAAACATCTTTAATCGTACCGAAATAAACAGCGACCTATTTAACTGTCACGCAAGCGAAAGGGATTTTAACAAACATTTCCTTTTAATAGATGATGTTATCACAAGCGGAGCAACGCTGGAAGCCTGCGGAAAACAATTATTAAAAATTCCCGGTGCGAAACTGAGTATTGCAACCATCGCTTATACCGACACGTAA
- a CDS encoding succinate dehydrogenase cytochrome b subunit, with protein sequence MAKSALLKSSIGKKYWMALTGLFLCLFLVGHLAGNLQLLFGTQLQFNEYALFMTTNPAVKILSYVTYISILFHAIDGILLTIQNKKARPIGYAKNNAAANSAWASRNMAVLGTLILIFIATHMVNFWAKMHFTTMPLQKITVESQTGGAPQEFYLTSGWGQDKFIPVQTVDGENVVLEGRDFYSVKPVKVKFAEGYKDLHTITIEFFKDPKLGLAFTIFYVFSMAVLAFHLLHGFNSAFQSLGANNPKYTPAIKVFGKGFAIIVPLLFAIIPLYIHFFK encoded by the coding sequence ATGGCAAAATCTGCACTTTTAAAGTCATCTATTGGAAAAAAATACTGGATGGCTCTTACGGGTTTATTTTTATGCTTGTTTTTGGTGGGACACTTGGCAGGTAACCTACAATTATTGTTCGGTACACAGCTGCAATTCAATGAATATGCATTATTCATGACTACCAATCCAGCGGTAAAAATTCTATCTTATGTAACCTACATTTCGATCCTGTTTCATGCGATCGATGGTATCCTTTTAACGATTCAGAATAAAAAGGCGAGGCCGATAGGGTATGCGAAGAACAACGCGGCAGCAAACAGTGCCTGGGCATCAAGAAATATGGCTGTATTGGGAACATTAATCCTGATTTTCATCGCTACGCATATGGTGAACTTCTGGGCTAAAATGCACTTTACTACTATGCCATTACAAAAAATTACTGTAGAATCGCAAACGGGTGGTGCTCCGCAGGAATTTTATCTTACTTCAGGATGGGGACAAGATAAATTTATTCCGGTACAAACCGTAGACGGAGAAAATGTAGTATTGGAAGGACGTGATTTCTACTCTGTAAAACCGGTGAAAGTAAAATTTGCAGAAGGGTATAAAGATTTACACACAATTACAATAGAGTTCTTTAAAGATCCGAAATTGGGATTAGCATTTACAATTTTCTACGTGTTCTCAATGGCTGTTTTAGCATTCCACTTATTACACGGATTTAACAGTGCATTCCAGTCGTTAGGTGCTAACAATCCAAAATACACACCGGCGATTAAAGTTTTCGGAAAAGGATTTGCAATTATTGTTCCTTTATTATTTGCTATTATTCCTTTATATATTCACTTCTTTAAATAA
- a CDS encoding Ig-like domain-containing protein, which yields MLKYRIAFLIVVFSVLLTGCAKRGMVSGGPKDTIPPTITYSVPKNFSTNFNGNLIKINFDEYIKVKDINKQLIISPPMKKAPDIVPMGYASKYITIKIKDTLLPNTTYSFNFGQSIADNNEMNPYSQFKYVFSTGDYIDSLKIGGMIRDAYHKKVDNFVSVMLYEAETFADSTVFKQHPRYVTNTLDSLKIFTLENLKEGKYFLVALKDANNDYKFNPKTDKIAFFKNPIQVPNDTIFRLDLFKEEVDFKAEKPTQENPNRLILGFEGKEKAKNTKIVVSKGNEILNTTITKYSTKDSLNIWLPKIKADSLKIQVTNGEYTKEFITKIKEMKAKNDTLSFEAKPTGNINFRDTFTITPSIPLSKIDQAKIKLTSSKDSTAVPFRINYLEYEKKLEIDFKKDPNQRYSLTLFPGALTDFYQAKNDTLKYTLATRQNTDFGNLRVRLENVKRFPVILELLDKDGKILASEYSEKETTIDYNLLDPNAYTLRLIYDDNKNRKWDTGNFLRREQPEEVIYFQGEVDVRANWDVDQVFKLD from the coding sequence ATGTTGAAATACCGCATCGCTTTCCTGATTGTTGTTTTTTCCGTTCTGTTAACCGGATGTGCCAAAAGAGGTATGGTTTCAGGCGGACCAAAAGATACTATTCCTCCTACAATTACCTATAGCGTTCCTAAAAATTTCAGCACGAACTTTAATGGCAACCTGATCAAAATTAATTTTGACGAATACATTAAGGTAAAAGACATCAACAAGCAGCTGATCATTTCTCCTCCAATGAAAAAAGCCCCGGATATTGTTCCGATGGGTTATGCCAGCAAATATATCACGATTAAGATTAAGGATACTTTACTACCCAATACTACTTACAGTTTTAATTTCGGACAGAGTATTGCCGACAATAATGAGATGAATCCGTATTCTCAGTTTAAATATGTCTTCTCGACAGGAGATTATATCGATTCTCTCAAAATAGGCGGTATGATTCGCGACGCATATCACAAGAAAGTTGACAATTTCGTTTCGGTTATGCTATATGAAGCGGAAACATTCGCCGATTCAACTGTTTTTAAACAACATCCCCGTTATGTAACCAATACATTAGACAGTTTAAAAATCTTTACATTGGAAAATTTAAAGGAAGGCAAGTATTTTCTTGTAGCGCTTAAAGATGCCAATAACGATTATAAATTCAATCCGAAAACAGACAAAATCGCTTTCTTTAAAAATCCGATACAGGTTCCTAATGATACTATTTTCCGGTTAGACTTGTTTAAGGAAGAAGTTGATTTTAAAGCGGAAAAACCAACTCAGGAAAATCCGAATCGACTTATTCTCGGATTTGAAGGAAAAGAAAAGGCAAAAAACACTAAAATTGTCGTATCTAAAGGAAACGAAATCCTTAATACAACGATTACCAAATATTCGACCAAAGACTCGTTAAATATCTGGCTTCCGAAAATCAAAGCCGATTCATTAAAAATACAAGTCACCAACGGTGAGTACACCAAAGAATTTATAACAAAAATAAAGGAGATGAAAGCTAAAAACGATACCCTTTCGTTTGAAGCCAAACCAACCGGCAACATCAATTTCCGTGATACTTTCACCATCACACCTTCGATTCCTTTATCCAAGATTGATCAGGCTAAAATCAAGTTAACAAGTTCAAAAGATTCTACTGCCGTACCTTTCCGGATAAATTATCTGGAGTATGAGAAAAAATTGGAAATCGATTTTAAAAAAGATCCGAATCAGCGTTATTCTTTAACATTATTCCCGGGTGCTTTAACGGATTTTTATCAAGCTAAAAACGACACGTTAAAATACACTTTAGCGACACGCCAAAATACTGATTTCGGGAATTTACGGGTTCGTCTTGAAAATGTAAAACGTTTTCCTGTAATCCTGGAATTACTGGATAAAGACGGAAAGATCCTGGCTTCGGAATACAGTGAAAAAGAAACGACAATCGATTATAACTTACTCGATCCGAACGCATACACGCTACGTCTTATCTACGATGACAACAAGAACCGAAAATGGGATACCGGTAATTTCCTAAGAAGAGAACAACCGGAAGAGGTTATTTATTTCCAGGGTGAAGTCGACGTAAGGGCAAACTGGGATGTCGATCAGGTTTTCAAGCTAGATTAG
- a CDS encoding ChaN family lipoprotein — translation MKKTISLFVTLFFMTILQAQDKMPYQIFDKKGKKTNYSKMLKEAGKTDIVLFGEHHDNSVVHWLQLELTKDLAKKRDVVLGAEMIEADNQKQLNQYLKGEIDQKAFDTLARLWNNHKTDYKPLVDFAKEHQKAFIATNVPRRYASMVFKKGFEALETLKPEERNWIAPLPIAYDPQLPGYVKMIEMMGGHGGDNLPKAQAIKDATMAYFIRVNQKEDAVFIHYNGTYHSDNFEGIYWYLMKSDPKSKIITIATVTQKNISQLEAEHYNKADYILVVDEDVTKTY, via the coding sequence ATGAAAAAAACAATATCACTCTTCGTTACCCTGTTTTTTATGACAATTTTACAGGCGCAAGACAAAATGCCGTATCAAATTTTTGATAAAAAGGGAAAAAAGACCAATTATAGTAAAATGCTAAAAGAGGCCGGTAAAACGGATATCGTTTTATTTGGTGAACATCATGATAATTCGGTGGTTCACTGGTTGCAGTTGGAACTGACAAAAGATCTTGCGAAGAAACGGGATGTGGTGTTGGGAGCTGAAATGATTGAAGCTGATAATCAGAAGCAATTGAATCAGTATCTGAAAGGGGAAATAGATCAAAAAGCATTTGATACATTGGCAAGACTTTGGAATAATCATAAAACCGATTACAAGCCGTTAGTTGACTTTGCGAAAGAACATCAAAAAGCATTTATCGCAACGAATGTTCCGAGACGATATGCCAGTATGGTGTTTAAAAAAGGTTTTGAAGCTTTGGAAACCCTGAAACCGGAAGAGCGGAACTGGATAGCACCTTTACCAATAGCATATGATCCGCAATTACCGGGTTATGTGAAAATGATCGAAATGATGGGAGGTCATGGCGGTGATAATCTTCCGAAAGCCCAGGCTATAAAAGACGCAACGATGGCTTATTTTATCCGTGTAAACCAAAAAGAGGATGCGGTATTTATTCATTACAACGGAACATATCACAGTGATAACTTCGAAGGGATTTATTGGTATTTAATGAAAAGCGATCCGAAAAGTAAGATAATTACTATTGCGACGGTAACACAAAAAAATATTTCACAATTAGAAGCAGAGCACTACAATAAAGCAGACTATATTCTCGTTGTAGATGAAGATGTAACCAAGACCTATTAA
- a CDS encoding fumarate reductase/succinate dehydrogenase flavoprotein subunit, whose product MALDSKIPQGPISTKWTDYKDHINLVNPANKRNIDVIIVGTGLAGGSAAATLAELGYNVKAFCFQDSPRRAHSIAAQGGINAAKNYQGDGDSTFRLFYDTVKGGDYRAREANVHRLAEVSANIIDQCVAQGVPLAREYGGLLDNRSFGGTLVSRTFYAKGQTGQQLLLGAYSAMNRQIGRGKIQMYNRHEMLDLVIVKGKARGIIARNLITGEIERHSAHAVVIASGGYGNVFFLSTNAMGSNVTAAWKIHKKGAYFANPCYTQIHPTCIPVSGDHQSKLTLMSESLRNDGRIWVPAKLEDAQAIREGRLKPTQIAEEDRDYYLERRYPSFGNLVPRDVASRAAKERCDAGYGVNKTGEAVYLDFASAIQRYGKEQAKIKHLDPDDAALVKKLGTEVVANKYGNLFQMYEKIVDDNPYETPMMIYPAVHYTMGGIWVDYNLMTTVEGCYSIGEANFSDHGANRLGASALMQGLADGYFVLPYTIGDYLSKDIRTGKIDTNLPEFIEAEKNVRDQIEKLSKNNGTHSVDYFHRKLGKVMWDKVGMARNAKGLAEAMDEIRAIREEFYRDVRVPGDVNGFNQELEKALRVADFLELGELFAKDALHRNESCGGHFREEYQTEEGEAQRDDVNFAYVAAWEYKGDPREAVLHKEELKFENVKLVQRSYK is encoded by the coding sequence ATGGCATTAGATTCTAAAATACCTCAAGGTCCTATTTCTACAAAATGGACAGACTATAAAGATCATATAAACTTAGTGAACCCGGCCAATAAACGTAACATCGATGTAATTATCGTTGGAACTGGACTGGCAGGAGGTTCGGCTGCTGCAACTTTAGCAGAATTAGGATATAACGTTAAAGCTTTTTGTTTTCAGGATTCTCCGCGTCGTGCGCACTCAATTGCAGCACAAGGAGGTATCAATGCAGCAAAAAACTACCAGGGAGATGGTGACTCAACTTTCCGTTTATTTTATGATACGGTAAAAGGTGGAGATTATCGTGCTCGTGAGGCAAACGTTCACCGTCTGGCGGAAGTTTCGGCTAATATTATTGACCAATGTGTGGCTCAAGGGGTGCCGTTGGCTCGTGAATACGGCGGATTATTAGACAACCGTTCGTTCGGGGGAACATTAGTATCCAGAACGTTCTATGCAAAAGGGCAAACCGGACAGCAATTGTTGTTGGGTGCTTATTCTGCAATGAACCGTCAAATCGGACGTGGTAAAATCCAAATGTACAACCGTCACGAAATGTTAGACCTTGTAATCGTTAAAGGAAAAGCAAGAGGAATCATTGCTCGTAACCTGATTACAGGAGAAATTGAAAGACATTCTGCTCACGCAGTTGTAATTGCTTCCGGAGGTTACGGAAACGTATTCTTCCTTTCTACAAATGCAATGGGAAGTAACGTAACGGCTGCATGGAAAATACATAAAAAAGGAGCTTATTTTGCTAACCCTTGTTATACACAGATTCACCCGACTTGTATTCCGGTTTCCGGAGATCACCAGTCAAAATTAACATTGATGTCAGAATCATTGCGTAATGATGGTCGTATCTGGGTACCTGCAAAATTAGAAGATGCTCAGGCAATCCGTGAAGGACGTTTAAAACCGACACAAATTGCCGAAGAAGATAGAGATTACTATTTGGAAAGACGTTACCCGTCTTTCGGTAACCTTGTACCGCGTGACGTTGCGTCTCGTGCAGCAAAAGAAAGATGTGATGCCGGATACGGAGTAAACAAAACCGGAGAAGCTGTTTATCTTGATTTTGCGTCTGCAATCCAGCGTTATGGAAAGGAACAGGCAAAAATTAAACACTTAGATCCGGATGATGCGGCTTTAGTGAAAAAATTAGGAACGGAAGTAGTAGCAAACAAATACGGAAACTTGTTCCAGATGTATGAGAAAATCGTTGACGATAATCCATACGAAACACCAATGATGATATATCCTGCGGTACACTACACTATGGGTGGTATCTGGGTAGATTACAATCTTATGACTACAGTTGAAGGTTGTTATTCAATCGGTGAAGCTAACTTCTCGGATCACGGTGCAAACCGATTGGGAGCTTCTGCTTTGATGCAGGGACTTGCTGACGGATATTTTGTATTGCCTTATACAATTGGTGATTATCTTTCTAAAGATATCCGTACCGGAAAAATTGATACAAATTTACCGGAGTTTATCGAAGCAGAGAAAAATGTTAGAGATCAAATTGAAAAATTGAGTAAAAATAACGGTACGCATTCAGTTGACTATTTCCATAGAAAACTGGGTAAAGTAATGTGGGATAAAGTAGGTATGGCGCGTAATGCAAAAGGACTTGCTGAAGCGATGGATGAAATCAGAGCCATTCGTGAAGAATTCTACAGAGACGTTCGTGTACCGGGTGATGTTAACGGATTTAACCAGGAATTGGAAAAAGCATTACGTGTTGCTGACTTCCTGGAATTAGGAGAGTTATTCGCGAAAGATGCTTTACACCGAAATGAATCTTGTGGAGGACACTTCAGAGAAGAATATCAAACGGAAGAAGGTGAAGCACAACGTGATGACGTTAACTTTGCATACGTAGCTGCTTGGGAATATAAAGGAGACCCGAGAGAAGCCGTATTACACAAAGAAGAGCTGAAATTCGAAAATGTGAAACTGGTTCAAAGAAGTTACAAATAA
- a CDS encoding amidohydrolase gives MKVSIIQAPLFWENPEVNRNYFAAKIQNIPEDSLLIILPEMFSSGFTMNPEEVAEPMDGVTVNWMKETAIEKNCAITGSLVIRENDLFYNRLLFVFPNGDVEYYDKRHLFSLAGEHKTYTAGGTERLVVNYLGWRICPLICYDLRFPVYSRNNDDYDLLIYVANWPQVRILAWDTLLKARAIENMSYVIGVNRIGDDVNHNFYSGHSQVLDYLGNALVEPVEKEVVFSVHLDKELMLANRNKLGFLRDRDKFNLI, from the coding sequence ATGAAAGTTAGCATCATTCAGGCGCCTCTGTTTTGGGAAAACCCAGAAGTAAACCGAAATTATTTCGCAGCAAAAATTCAAAATATACCGGAAGATTCATTGTTAATTATTCTCCCGGAAATGTTTAGTTCCGGTTTTACAATGAACCCGGAAGAAGTCGCGGAACCAATGGATGGCGTTACGGTAAACTGGATGAAGGAAACCGCCATTGAAAAAAACTGCGCTATAACGGGAAGTCTTGTAATCCGTGAGAATGATCTTTTTTATAACCGTTTATTGTTTGTTTTTCCTAACGGAGATGTAGAATACTACGATAAACGCCATTTGTTTTCGCTTGCGGGAGAACATAAAACCTATACCGCCGGTGGAACCGAACGTTTAGTTGTAAATTATTTAGGATGGAGAATATGTCCGCTAATTTGTTACGATTTGCGTTTCCCGGTATATTCCCGTAATAACGATGATTATGATCTGTTAATTTATGTTGCCAACTGGCCACAGGTTCGAATTTTAGCCTGGGATACACTTTTAAAAGCCAGAGCTATCGAAAATATGTCCTATGTGATTGGAGTTAACCGAATCGGAGACGACGTAAATCATAATTTCTATTCCGGTCATTCACAGGTATTGGATTATCTTGGAAATGCTTTGGTGGAACCGGTCGAAAAAGAAGTGGTTTTCTCCGTGCATTTAGACAAAGAATTAATGTTGGCCAACAGAAATAAATTAGGGTTTTTAAGAGATCGGGATAAATTTAACCTAATCTAG
- a CDS encoding alpha/beta fold hydrolase, whose amino-acid sequence MKFTLFKNAKIAYTDTGKGTTLVFLHGFLENAGMWDFFAAEFSKKYRIITIDLLGHGQSESIGYIHSMEDMADAVHTILSELRIRKAAFIGHSMGGYVALAFAELYPDYIKGIVLLNSTSRADSEERKRNRDRAIVAVKQSYTNFIKMSISNLFSEENRSRLADVIETVKSEALKTPLQGIIAALEGMKTRNDREVILHFAPYPILLILGKKDPVLNYNDSLEQIENTNVKLVTFNDGHMSHLENQQELLVVLRDFFKAL is encoded by the coding sequence TTGAAGTTTACTCTTTTTAAAAACGCTAAAATCGCCTATACCGATACCGGAAAAGGAACTACATTGGTTTTTCTTCACGGATTTCTTGAAAATGCCGGTATGTGGGATTTTTTCGCAGCCGAATTTTCAAAAAAGTACCGCATTATCACTATTGATTTATTAGGTCACGGACAATCGGAATCCATCGGATATATTCATAGTATGGAAGATATGGCTGATGCCGTACACACCATTCTAAGCGAACTTCGCATTCGGAAAGCGGCTTTTATCGGTCATTCAATGGGCGGTTATGTAGCATTGGCTTTCGCCGAACTGTATCCGGATTACATCAAAGGTATTGTGCTTTTAAATTCAACTTCCAGAGCCGACAGTGAGGAGCGCAAACGCAACCGCGACAGAGCCATTGTTGCCGTTAAACAAAGTTATACGAACTTTATAAAAATGTCGATTTCCAATCTTTTTAGCGAAGAAAACCGAAGCAGACTGGCTGATGTGATCGAAACTGTGAAATCTGAAGCTTTAAAAACTCCGTTACAAGGTATCATTGCAGCATTGGAAGGCATGAAAACACGAAATGACCGGGAAGTTATTTTGCATTTTGCTCCTTACCCGATACTCTTAATTCTAGGCAAAAAAGATCCGGTTTTAAACTACAATGATAGTTTGGAGCAAATTGAAAACACTAATGTAAAACTGGTTACTTTTAATGACGGGCATATGAGTCATCTGGAAAATCAACAGGAATTACTGGTCGTTTTACGCGATTTTTTTAAAGCCCTATAA